The Tursiops truncatus isolate mTurTru1 chromosome 6, mTurTru1.mat.Y, whole genome shotgun sequence genome includes a window with the following:
- the LOC101316773 gene encoding L-threonine 3-dehydrogenase, mitochondrial, translated as MPVVWMLRRVASRMLQRPACGCQAPVLPSRFLGTSPQQIPADANYHSTSFSEADQPRVLITGGLGQLGVGLASFLRKRFGKDNVILSDIRKPPEHVFLSGPFIYSDILDYKNLREIVVNNRVTWLFHYSALLSAVGEANVSLARAVNITGLHNVLDVAEEHGLRLFVPSTIGAFGPTSPRNPTPDLCIQRPRTIYGVSKVHAELMGEYYYYRYGLDFRCLRYPGIISADSQPGGGTTDYAVQIFHDAVKNGRFECNLKPSTRLPMMYIDDCLRATLEVMEAPAESLSMRTYNVNAMSFTPAELAQEILKHVPEFQITYNVDPVRQAIADSWPMNFDDSNARKDWGWKHDFDLPELVTTMLNFHGSESRVAQAN; from the exons ATGCCGGTCGTTTGGATGCTGCGGCGGGTTGCCAGCCGGATGCTACAGAGACCGGCCTGTGGCTGCCAGGCTCCTGTCCTGCCCAGCCGGTTTCTGGGCACCTCCCCTCAGCAGATTCCAGCGGATGCCAACTACCACTCTACCTCGTTCTCTGAAGCAGACCAACCGCGCGTCTTAATTAcag gGGGTCTTGGCCAGCTTGGAGTGGGGCTTGCTAGCTTTTTGAG GAAACGATTTGGGAAGGACAACGTGATTCTGTCTGACATTCGGAAGCCCCCTGAGCACGTCTTCCTTAGTG GCCCGTTTATTTATTCCGACATCCTGGATTACAAGAATCTGCGGGAGATCGTGGTGAACAACCGTGTCACCTGGCTGTTTCATTACAGCGCTCTGCTCAGTGCAGTGGGAGAAGCAAACGTGTCCCTGGCCAGAGCTGTGAACATCACTG GACTGCACAATGTCCTGGACGTTGCCGAGGAGCACGGTCTGCGATTGTTTGTGCCAAGCACCATCGGGGCGTTTGGACCTACTTCTCCGCGGAACCCAACCCCCGATCTCTGTATCCAGAGACCCAGGACTATCTACGGGGTGTCCAAGGTCCACGCGGAGCTCATGGGCGAG tatTATTATTACCGGTATGGGTTAGATTTCCGATGCCTGAGATATCCTGGAATCATTTCTGCTGACTCCCAGCCTGGAGGAGGAACGACTG ACTACGCCGTCCAGATTTTCCATGACGCCGTCAAGAATGGCAGATTTGAGTGCAACCTGAAACCCAGCACGAGACTCCCGATGATGTATATTGATGACTGCCTCCGGGCCACCCTGGAGGTCATGGAGGCCCCAGCAGAGTCCCTCTCCATGAGGACTTACAATGTCAATGCCATGAGCTTCACCCCCGCGGAGCTGGCCCAGGAGATTCTCAAGCACGTTCCAGAATTCCAGATCACCTACAACGTGGATCCCGTCCGACAGGCCATAG CCGATAGTTGGCCAATGAACTTTGATGATAGCAACGCCCGGAAGGACTGGGGGTGGAAGCACGATTTTGACCTCCCGGAGCTGGTGACGACGATGTTGAACTTCCACGGTTCCGAGAGCAGAGTTGCCCAGGCTAACTGA